From a single Bacillus sp. NEB1478 genomic region:
- the recQ gene encoding DNA helicase RecQ, translating to MIQKAKEMLQLHYGYSSFRVGQEQAIQSVLNGEDTLCVMPTGGGKSICYQIPALVFEGTTIVISPLISLMKDQVDTLLQLGISAAFINSSLTGLETRERIEKAKGGEYKLLYIAPERLESYDFMEHLKELNIPLIAVDEAHCISQWGHDFRPSYQRIQRMIGNLPKRPTVLALTATATPRVRQDICWSLDIDEKNTVLTGFERENLSFSVIKGQDRLGFLKDFIKKNEKEAGIIYAATRKTVDQLYDHLKKSGINVSRYHAGMNDVERMEQQEQFLQDQSSVMIATSAFGMGIDKSNIRYVIHYQLTKNMESYYQEAGRAGRDGLPSECILLYSSQDVQVQRFLIDQSSEPDRMPQELEKLQLMVDYCHTENCLQTSIVRYFSNVETPPCGRCGNCTDSRESIDVTREAQIVLSCIVRMGQKRFGKTLIAQVLTGSKNKKVLELRLNKLPTYGLMKEKGIKEVTDFIEFFISQELIAVYHGTFPTLYIKEQGKDVLLGKEIVKRKEAVQTKQVAVDDPLFEELRKVRKEIAEKENVPPFVIFADTALKDMCVKQPQSKEEFLTVTGVGQNKLEKYGDQFIEAIAEYLEQNPERKEEAVKPKKTTPNSHLETYTFYKKEMSVEEIAEHRDLAVSTVESHLIQCMQEGMDVHMEDLIPDEYVSDIESAIEQAGGEKLKPIKELLPDEVSYFMIKVYLLQNENEKRVT from the coding sequence TTGATACAAAAAGCTAAAGAGATGCTTCAGCTGCATTACGGTTACTCATCATTCCGGGTGGGGCAAGAGCAGGCGATACAGTCGGTATTGAATGGGGAGGATACCCTTTGTGTCATGCCGACAGGCGGAGGGAAGTCGATCTGCTACCAGATCCCGGCGCTTGTATTTGAGGGAACGACGATCGTTATTTCTCCGTTGATTTCTTTAATGAAAGATCAAGTAGATACATTGCTTCAATTAGGCATTTCCGCTGCATTCATCAATAGTTCACTCACCGGTTTGGAAACGAGAGAACGCATTGAGAAGGCAAAAGGCGGAGAGTATAAGCTTTTATATATTGCACCTGAAAGATTAGAATCCTACGACTTTATGGAGCACTTAAAAGAACTGAACATTCCTTTGATCGCAGTGGATGAAGCCCACTGTATCTCCCAATGGGGACATGATTTTCGTCCGAGCTATCAGCGTATTCAGAGAATGATAGGGAACTTGCCGAAAAGACCGACCGTGCTGGCATTAACGGCAACAGCGACGCCAAGAGTTCGGCAGGATATTTGCTGGTCGCTCGATATCGATGAGAAGAACACAGTACTGACAGGTTTTGAGCGAGAGAATCTTTCTTTTTCGGTGATTAAAGGCCAGGATCGGCTCGGCTTTTTAAAAGATTTTATTAAAAAGAACGAAAAAGAAGCGGGAATCATCTATGCTGCTACTCGGAAAACAGTAGATCAGCTGTACGATCATTTGAAAAAAAGCGGAATCAACGTTTCTCGTTACCATGCTGGAATGAACGATGTGGAGCGGATGGAACAGCAAGAGCAGTTTTTGCAGGATCAATCCAGTGTGATGATTGCTACTTCAGCTTTTGGTATGGGAATCGACAAATCGAACATTCGTTATGTGATTCATTATCAGCTTACGAAAAATATGGAAAGCTACTACCAAGAAGCGGGACGTGCCGGTCGTGACGGACTTCCAAGTGAATGTATTCTGTTGTATTCTTCACAGGACGTACAAGTACAGCGATTCTTGATCGATCAGTCGAGTGAACCTGACCGCATGCCGCAGGAACTTGAAAAACTGCAGCTCATGGTGGATTACTGTCATACCGAAAACTGTTTGCAAACATCGATCGTACGGTATTTCAGCAATGTGGAAACACCGCCATGCGGGCGTTGCGGCAACTGTACGGATTCACGTGAAAGCATCGACGTGACCCGTGAAGCTCAAATCGTGCTGTCTTGTATCGTTCGAATGGGACAAAAGAGATTCGGGAAGACGCTCATTGCTCAAGTGCTGACTGGTTCAAAGAATAAAAAAGTACTGGAACTAAGGCTTAATAAGCTCCCGACTTACGGGCTGATGAAAGAAAAAGGGATAAAAGAAGTAACTGACTTTATCGAATTTTTCATCTCACAAGAACTGATCGCAGTATATCACGGCACATTTCCGACTCTTTATATAAAAGAACAAGGGAAAGACGTTCTCTTAGGAAAAGAAATCGTAAAGCGGAAAGAAGCCGTGCAAACGAAGCAGGTTGCAGTTGACGATCCGTTATTTGAAGAGCTTCGTAAAGTTCGTAAAGAAATTGCGGAAAAAGAAAATGTTCCGCCTTTCGTTATTTTTGCTGATACCGCATTAAAAGATATGTGTGTAAAACAGCCGCAGTCAAAGGAAGAATTTTTAACGGTTACGGGAGTGGGGCAAAATAAACTTGAAAAGTACGGTGATCAGTTTATTGAAGCCATCGCGGAATATTTAGAACAAAACCCTGAGCGGAAAGAAGAAGCCGTAAAACCGAAGAAAACGACGCCAAACTCACATCTGGAAACGTACACGTTTTATAAAAAAGAGATGAGTGTAGAAGAAATCGCAGAGCATCGCGATCTTGCGGTGAGCACGGTGGAGAGCCATCTCATCCAATGCATGCAAGAAGGAATGGACGTTCATATGGAAGATCTTATTCCTGATGAATATGTCTCTGATATTGAAAGTGCCATCGAGCAAGCGGGCG
- a CDS encoding ASCH domain-containing protein, with translation MTNNETNNTLPPKTCSVERLVTMPSDVELVIAGKKTATRRNGRYADVGEIMELNGHKFVVENVYEQSLGELTDEHAKQEGFESVDAYKEAILSYHPGMPWLPHMKVWVHEFSPVK, from the coding sequence ATGACTAACAACGAAACGAACAATACACTACCGCCAAAAACGTGTTCAGTAGAAAGACTTGTAACAATGCCATCAGATGTTGAATTGGTAATTGCGGGCAAAAAGACTGCCACTCGACGAAACGGCAGATATGCTGATGTTGGTGAAATCATGGAATTAAACGGCCATAAATTTGTCGTGGAGAATGTGTATGAACAATCATTAGGAGAACTAACAGATGAACACGCAAAACAAGAAGGTTTTGAATCAGTAGACGCCTATAAAGAAGCGATTCTTTCCTATCACCCTGGTATGCCGTGGCTTCCGCACATGAAAGTTTGGGTTCACGAATTCAGCCCTGTTAAGTAG
- a CDS encoding carbon-nitrogen hydrolase family protein — translation MKMTVASCQFPVSSNIQRNKDYIVKQIKMATEKGADVAHFPEAALSGYAGVDMPSYEGFDWDLLKNCTIEILNCAREAGIWVVLGTTHQLSGCHKPHNSLYIINSKGELIDRYDKMFCAGDATEQTGDLAHYSAGDHFCTFEIKGIVCGTQICHDYRYPELYREYKKKGVQVMFHSYHAANVGTERLEAMQSVVGEKYKKYNSGMTMTFPGITMPATMTSYAANNFMWISASNSSAKESCWASFFVRADGITIGRLSRNVAGVLVTEIDTEDDLYDSTVAWRNRSINGIYHSGTLVKDERSIDRKSF, via the coding sequence ATGAAAATGACTGTGGCGTCATGCCAGTTTCCTGTTTCGTCTAATATTCAGCGTAATAAGGATTACATAGTGAAACAGATAAAAATGGCAACGGAAAAAGGTGCGGATGTTGCTCATTTTCCAGAAGCTGCACTTTCAGGTTATGCCGGAGTTGATATGCCTTCGTATGAGGGTTTTGACTGGGATTTGCTAAAAAATTGTACGATCGAGATTTTAAATTGTGCTCGTGAAGCTGGGATCTGGGTCGTTTTAGGTACAACACACCAGCTTTCAGGCTGTCATAAACCGCACAACAGTTTGTACATCATTAACTCCAAAGGTGAGCTCATTGATCGTTACGATAAAATGTTCTGCGCAGGCGACGCGACAGAACAAACCGGGGATCTCGCTCATTATTCAGCTGGCGATCATTTCTGCACGTTCGAAATAAAAGGCATTGTTTGCGGAACTCAGATTTGTCATGATTATCGCTATCCAGAGCTGTATAGAGAGTATAAGAAAAAAGGGGTACAGGTGATGTTTCATTCTTATCATGCGGCGAATGTCGGAACGGAACGATTAGAAGCGATGCAGTCCGTTGTTGGGGAAAAGTACAAAAAATATAATTCGGGAATGACCATGACGTTTCCAGGAATTACGATGCCAGCGACGATGACTAGTTATGCAGCTAACAACTTTATGTGGATCAGTGCCAGCAACAGTTCGGCGAAAGAAAGCTGCTGGGCGAGTTTTTTCGTAAGAGCAGACGGAATTACGATAGGCCGACTGAGTCGTAATGTGGCCGGAGTCTTGGTCACAGAAATTGATACAGAGGATGATCTCTATGATTCTACCGTCGCGTGGAGAAATCGATCCATAAATGGAATTTATCACAGTGGAACACTGGTGAAGGATGAAAGATCGATTGATAGGAAGAGTTTCTGA
- a CDS encoding DUF3311 domain-containing protein yields MKKILMILLIVLPFLSQLVVLPFVNRIDPIIFGLPFLQFWLFLWIVLTPLCTFGIFQLQKSQGGLE; encoded by the coding sequence ATGAAAAAAATATTAATGATCTTATTAATCGTTCTCCCTTTTCTATCACAGCTCGTCGTTTTACCGTTCGTGAACCGGATCGATCCTATCATTTTCGGGTTACCGTTCTTACAATTCTGGCTCTTTTTATGGATTGTGTTAACTCCTTTATGCACTTTTGGAATCTTTCAACTACAGAAATCACAAGGAGGCTTGGAATAA
- a CDS encoding sodium:solute symporter — MQQGNLTALSITIFIILTVVLIGFLAGRDKATRSSVEEWSVGGRRFGGLLVWFLVGADLYTAYTFLGLTSTAYTAGSLAFFAIPYSVLAYFISYFFLPKLWKVANHHKLTTLADYARERFDSKLLSSLIAIVGVFMLIPYICLQLSGIQDTLQVAGTGFINVKVVVITSFVLVALYTFFSGIKGPTYTAIIKDVLVWAIMLFMVVSLPIMHFGGWNPMVDKIVNEAPQLLTVPKAGPKGIPWFITASFVSALALFMWAHAATGVFTAKSADAIRKNAMYLPLYNIVLILVVFLGFIAFLVLPDGTDPRFALLALIQTSYGGVAQGLAYSTIALASLIPCSIMAIGASNLFANNIYRDLINPEVKGAKLTMITRGMVFVVIGLALLFGLVFPQALVSLQLLGVSGMVQIFPAIVVSLFWKNQSREATIIGLLVGLIVTFTVYSTGTSLGIYEGFWGLMANFAAVVLLNPLFVKKAKSSTNSVKDYLFKDKSKKLELVRKGA, encoded by the coding sequence ATGCAGCAGGGCAATCTTACAGCACTATCCATCACTATTTTTATCATCTTAACTGTCGTACTGATCGGATTCCTTGCAGGAAGGGACAAAGCTACCCGCAGTTCTGTAGAAGAATGGTCTGTTGGGGGAAGACGTTTCGGCGGCCTGCTTGTATGGTTTTTAGTAGGAGCAGATTTATATACGGCATATACATTTCTCGGATTAACATCCACAGCTTATACAGCAGGTAGTCTCGCATTCTTCGCGATTCCCTACTCAGTACTGGCTTACTTCATCTCCTATTTTTTCCTTCCGAAACTTTGGAAAGTGGCCAATCATCATAAACTGACGACACTGGCAGACTATGCTCGTGAACGTTTTGACAGCAAACTGCTGTCTTCACTTATCGCTATCGTCGGTGTGTTTATGCTTATTCCTTACATTTGTCTGCAGCTAAGCGGAATTCAAGATACACTTCAAGTTGCTGGGACAGGTTTTATTAATGTAAAAGTGGTTGTTATCACTTCATTTGTACTCGTCGCTCTTTATACATTTTTCAGCGGTATTAAAGGACCCACATATACAGCCATCATTAAGGATGTCCTTGTGTGGGCAATCATGCTCTTTATGGTTGTTTCATTGCCAATCATGCATTTCGGTGGCTGGAACCCAATGGTCGATAAAATAGTTAATGAAGCACCACAGCTTTTAACGGTACCGAAAGCTGGACCTAAAGGAATTCCTTGGTTCATCACAGCTTCGTTCGTGTCAGCGCTTGCTCTATTCATGTGGGCACATGCCGCAACAGGCGTTTTCACTGCAAAAAGTGCAGATGCAATCCGTAAAAATGCAATGTATCTGCCGCTATACAATATCGTTTTGATTCTTGTTGTTTTCCTGGGATTCATTGCATTCTTGGTGCTGCCCGACGGAACAGATCCGCGTTTTGCACTATTGGCATTGATCCAAACGTCATATGGCGGGGTGGCTCAAGGTCTTGCTTATTCAACAATCGCACTCGCATCACTTATTCCATGTTCCATCATGGCGATCGGGGCTTCAAACTTGTTTGCAAATAACATTTATCGTGATTTGATTAACCCGGAAGTAAAAGGTGCTAAACTAACCATGATTACAAGGGGTATGGTGTTTGTCGTTATTGGGCTCGCCCTTTTATTCGGACTTGTTTTCCCGCAAGCACTCGTATCGCTCCAGCTTTTAGGAGTATCCGGAATGGTGCAGATCTTCCCGGCGATTGTGGTCAGTTTATTTTGGAAAAACCAATCTCGGGAAGCGACAATCATTGGTTTACTCGTGGGATTAATCGTGACTTTCACGGTTTACTCCACTGGCACCTCTCTTGGAATATACGAAGGATTCTGGGGACTCATGGCTAACTTTGCAGCGGTTGTATTATTGAACCCGCTTTTCGTTAAAAAAGCGAAATCCTCTACCAACTCAGTGAAAGATTATTTATTTAAAGACAAATCGAAAAAATTAGAACTAGTAAGGAAAGGTGCATAA
- a CDS encoding LytTR family DNA-binding domain-containing protein, with the protein MKLTIIEEHDSEELEIIVKCKEMNEDVIKVITSLRSLERKVLGTLEGKIYLLSPDDIYYFESVDKKNFAYTKQQVYEVSMRLYQIEEMFGDGNYFRATKATILNLDKIKTITPRLGGKVEVTLENGENMMVSRQYVTYLKEKLGF; encoded by the coding sequence ATGAAGTTGACCATTATCGAAGAACATGATTCAGAGGAACTGGAAATCATCGTCAAGTGCAAAGAAATGAACGAGGATGTCATTAAAGTAATAACATCATTACGGTCTCTAGAACGAAAAGTGTTAGGGACATTAGAAGGCAAAATCTACTTGTTGTCACCAGACGATATTTATTACTTCGAATCGGTTGATAAAAAGAATTTCGCTTACACAAAGCAACAAGTGTATGAAGTTTCGATGAGGCTTTATCAGATTGAGGAGATGTTCGGAGACGGAAATTACTTTCGAGCGACAAAAGCAACCATTTTGAATTTGGATAAAATTAAAACCATTACACCAAGGCTCGGCGGCAAGGTAGAGGTAACACTCGAGAACGGTGAAAATATGATGGTTTCTCGTCAATATGTAACGTATTTGAAAGAGAAATTAGGTTTTTAA
- a CDS encoding ferritin-like domain-containing protein: MSYPGMGSQQQQQQQQQQQQSGMQMTYQQQALQQSLALMKEAVEGEMEDRLFYDYLIKEAPTKEQKQIIASIRDDEIGHNRMFRQMYRDITGQDIQVPSDVQFEKPKTYKAGLVKALFGELKAVEKYRVIRKGLPNNYYRDILFDIITDEIKHSAKYNYLITINQNMRIPDTDISQSNVTPTASAPDQWVMYIEPLVQNALKEVEEGINLTHLFQEYILSGVLVGQGFTPDEAIQLVERWEKTGESQLLVKSKMFGQQG; encoded by the coding sequence ATGAGCTATCCAGGAATGGGTTCACAACAGCAACAGCAGCAACAACAGCAACAACAGCAGAGCGGAATGCAAATGACCTACCAGCAGCAGGCACTTCAGCAATCATTGGCATTAATGAAAGAAGCGGTAGAAGGGGAAATGGAAGATCGGTTATTTTACGATTACTTAATAAAAGAAGCTCCTACTAAAGAACAAAAACAAATTATCGCCTCGATTCGTGATGATGAAATCGGGCATAACCGGATGTTTAGACAAATGTATCGAGACATTACCGGCCAGGATATCCAAGTTCCATCAGATGTTCAATTTGAAAAGCCCAAGACGTATAAAGCAGGTTTAGTAAAAGCTCTTTTCGGTGAACTAAAAGCTGTTGAAAAATATCGTGTCATAAGAAAAGGTCTGCCAAATAACTATTATCGGGATATTCTTTTTGACATCATAACTGATGAAATCAAGCACAGTGCGAAATACAATTACTTGATTACAATCAACCAAAATATGCGGATACCTGACACAGACATCAGCCAATCAAACGTAACTCCAACTGCAAGTGCACCGGATCAATGGGTGATGTATATTGAGCCTCTTGTACAAAATGCCCTTAAAGAAGTGGAAGAAGGAATCAATCTCACTCACCTGTTCCAAGAATACATTCTGTCAGGTGTTTTGGTCGGGCAAGGGTTCACACCTGATGAAGCCATACAGCTTGTTGAAAGATGGGAAAAAACTGGCGAATCTCAGCTACTCGTTAAAAGCAAGATGTTCGGTCAGCAAGGATAA
- a CDS encoding peroxiredoxin, with protein sequence MPEFNKRNIYLIGLSVEQVYSHIKWIEWIQQNLKVDITFPIIADSLGKVATRLGMIHPTIGSRTVRSVYIIDPTGMIRLILTYPENVGRNIHEILRAVTALQTADAHKAATPANWPKNELIGDRLIVHAPKTIQEAKEREKQAQAGEIQCYDWRLCSKPQ encoded by the coding sequence ATGCCGGAATTTAATAAACGAAATATTTACTTAATCGGTTTATCCGTAGAACAGGTTTACTCCCACATTAAATGGATTGAGTGGATCCAGCAAAACTTGAAAGTAGATATTACTTTTCCGATAATTGCAGATTCTTTAGGGAAAGTTGCCACAAGACTTGGGATGATCCATCCGACAATAGGTTCGAGAACGGTTAGAAGTGTATATATCATAGATCCAACAGGGATGATCCGCCTTATCCTAACGTATCCTGAGAATGTTGGTCGTAATATTCATGAGATTTTGAGAGCTGTTACTGCTTTACAGACTGCAGATGCACATAAAGCAGCAACTCCGGCAAACTGGCCAAAAAACGAACTGATTGGAGACCGGCTCATCGTTCATGCACCAAAAACGATTCAAGAAGCAAAAGAACGTGAAAAACAAGCACAAGCAGGAGAAATTCAGTGCTACGACTGGCGGTTATGTTCGAAACCACAATAA
- the cidR gene encoding cidABC operon transcriptional activator CidR, whose translation MDIKQLQYFIEVAKHNSFTRAAEQLFITQPTISKMIKNLEDELGITLFNRSRKKLILTDAGKIIYEQAKLVDKAFHNIETEMDNLLELKKGHIRIGLPPIFDPTLFPKLVGSFHDKYPAITFELMENGSKKIEEEVENHQLDIGVVVLPTNNDIFEYFSFMEEDFRLIIHPDHKLANHDEIHLSELSEESFITFNKDFALHDRIISSCNQAGFNPHIISESSQWSFIEEMVACKLGVSLLPESICRHLTEKVRTIKVVNPSIGWNLAIIWNKDQYLSYAAKEWLRYTKEQL comes from the coding sequence ATGGATATTAAACAATTACAATATTTTATCGAAGTAGCAAAACACAACAGCTTTACCCGTGCGGCAGAACAGCTTTTTATTACACAGCCCACCATAAGTAAAATGATTAAAAACTTGGAAGATGAGCTCGGAATCACTCTCTTTAACCGATCGCGAAAAAAATTGATATTAACAGATGCTGGCAAAATCATTTATGAACAGGCCAAGCTCGTCGATAAAGCCTTCCATAACATTGAAACCGAAATGGATAATCTGCTTGAACTGAAAAAAGGACACATCCGGATCGGCTTGCCTCCTATCTTTGATCCGACACTCTTCCCTAAATTAGTAGGAAGCTTTCATGATAAATACCCTGCGATAACCTTTGAACTGATGGAGAACGGTTCTAAAAAAATAGAAGAAGAAGTGGAAAACCACCAGCTCGATATTGGTGTTGTTGTACTCCCGACAAACAACGATATCTTTGAGTACTTTTCCTTTATGGAAGAAGATTTCAGGCTGATTATCCACCCTGACCACAAGCTAGCTAATCATGATGAAATTCATTTATCAGAGTTGAGTGAAGAATCATTTATTACTTTTAATAAAGATTTCGCTCTGCACGATCGAATCATCTCTTCCTGTAATCAAGCAGGCTTTAATCCGCATATCATATCTGAAAGCTCACAATGGTCGTTCATCGAGGAAATGGTAGCATGTAAGCTAGGTGTATCTCTCTTACCCGAAAGCATCTGCCGTCATCTCACAGAAAAAGTAAGAACAATTAAAGTGGTAAACCCTTCTATTGGCTGGAATCTGGCAATCATTTGGAACAAAGATCAATATTTGTCCTATGCCGCAAAAGAATGGCTACGGTATACGAAAGAACAACTATAA
- a CDS encoding acyl-CoA thioesterase, with protein METKLARESRIINTDQVMSLDLNNYNTLFGGVLMRKLDNNATLSARRHARVKECVTASTDSIDFLHPIHQTDSVCIESFVSYTGKSSMEIFCKVIAEDMMTGERRIAATAFLTFVALGEDKKPVEVPQVIPETEEEKFLFETAKERAEVRKSRRKKSKELAEVISLKKPWDTKEEVFA; from the coding sequence ATGGAAACGAAATTAGCGAGAGAAAGCCGTATTATCAATACTGACCAGGTTATGTCCCTGGATTTAAATAACTACAATACATTGTTTGGCGGAGTTTTAATGAGAAAGCTGGACAACAACGCAACTCTATCTGCCAGAAGGCATGCCAGAGTAAAAGAATGTGTAACAGCATCCACTGACTCAATCGACTTTTTGCATCCAATCCACCAAACTGACTCTGTTTGTATTGAATCTTTCGTGTCCTATACAGGAAAGAGTTCAATGGAGATTTTCTGTAAAGTTATTGCCGAAGATATGATGACCGGCGAAAGAAGAATTGCAGCTACAGCATTTTTAACATTCGTTGCCCTTGGCGAAGACAAAAAGCCGGTTGAAGTCCCGCAAGTTATCCCTGAAACAGAAGAGGAAAAATTCTTATTTGAAACGGCAAAAGAAAGAGCAGAAGTACGTAAGTCTAGAAGAAAGAAAAGTAAAGAATTAGCGGAAGTTATTTCACTTAAGAAACCTTGGGATACAAAAGAGGAGGTATTTGCGTGA
- a CDS encoding YbaN family protein, whose protein sequence is MDSDQIHTDEGMSLVKVKKAFFIFLGMLFLLLGIVGLLLSLIPTTPFLLVASYFFMKGSKKFDNWFKGTSIYKKHLEEFVKEKALTRKKKIMINLLADIMIAIPFILTDNLYVRILLVLIVLLKYYYFIFKIKTKIE, encoded by the coding sequence ATGGACTCAGACCAAATTCATACAGATGAGGGGATGAGTCTCGTGAAGGTCAAAAAAGCATTTTTCATTTTTCTCGGAATGTTGTTTTTGTTGCTCGGAATCGTAGGGCTGCTATTGTCCCTCATTCCAACCACACCTTTCTTACTTGTCGCTTCTTATTTTTTCATGAAGGGATCGAAAAAGTTCGATAACTGGTTTAAAGGAACCTCGATCTATAAAAAACATTTAGAAGAATTCGTAAAAGAAAAAGCATTAACACGAAAAAAGAAAATCATGATCAATTTACTAGCTGACATCATGATTGCCATACCGTTTATTCTTACTGATAACCTTTATGTGAGAATATTATTAGTTCTCATTGTTTTATTAAAGTATTACTACTTCATTTTCAAAATTAAAACGAAGATAGAATAG
- a CDS encoding acyl-CoA thioesterase, producing the protein MEQLSANISRTIQTKLVLPPDTNHMGTIFGGRVLSYIDEIAAIAAMKHSQKVVVTASIDNVNFLSSAKVGDILILEGVVISTGRTSMEVYVKVECQNLETGNRTLNTTSILTMVAIDAEGTPTPVPSVIPETKEEAVLFQSARLRKENRLFYKNVNQ; encoded by the coding sequence ATGGAACAGTTATCAGCAAACATATCAAGAACGATCCAGACAAAATTGGTGTTGCCTCCTGATACGAATCACATGGGAACAATCTTCGGCGGAAGGGTGTTATCTTACATTGATGAAATTGCTGCAATAGCGGCTATGAAGCATAGTCAAAAGGTTGTTGTGACAGCTTCCATCGACAATGTGAACTTTTTATCCTCTGCAAAAGTGGGAGATATTTTAATTTTAGAAGGTGTTGTAATTTCAACAGGAAGGACATCTATGGAGGTTTATGTAAAAGTAGAATGCCAGAACTTAGAAACGGGAAATCGGACATTGAATACGACTTCGATTTTAACGATGGTAGCAATTGATGCAGAAGGTACCCCAACACCTGTGCCGAGTGTTATTCCAGAAACAAAGGAAGAAGCTGTTCTGTTTCAAAGTGCCCGGCTCAGAAAAGAAAACCGATTGTTTTATAAAAATGTGAATCAATAG
- a CDS encoding MFS transporter produces the protein MEQNKRMPFVILAMALGLFMSSLDNTIVSASISQVIQDIGGFEKMSWIFTAYMLAATSTMLVFGKMSDLFGRKLFYLIGISLFLIGSALCGTAQNIDQLIAYRVIQGVGSGAIFPISFTIIYSVSTSPKQAAKMSGIFAGIFGISSVLGPQIGTWISEASWLGWRWCFYVNVPFGILSIIALMFALKESKSDQKPKVDYLGTLLLITSTVLLLLGLEWGGKDYAWDSVQIISMFSGAAVAIALFLWVETKAAEPILPLEIFKNKMVLGTSIVVFCQGAIMFSAITYLPILSVAVMGNENSNGVLTPMMFPIMIGAIIGGFLCTKIPFRTIMIISMGMGIFEAYMLGSITHETAKWTVTLVMIMMGLVVLGPLMSVSQNAVAQSVDMKYMGIASSVVGFWRSIGGVMGAAITATIVNSDLKEKMLDFAAASKMPADQIGKMAKPEILMQKDANLPPQLVEFMRSALETALHHGFMLALIAGCLGLVVAFFVGGDRYVMRQAAEETGKAAS, from the coding sequence ATGGAACAAAACAAAAGAATGCCATTTGTTATCCTGGCTATGGCGCTGGGGCTTTTTATGTCATCTCTTGATAATACAATCGTTTCAGCAAGCATAAGCCAGGTTATTCAAGATATCGGCGGATTCGAAAAGATGAGCTGGATCTTTACAGCTTACATGCTAGCTGCGACAAGTACGATGTTGGTGTTCGGTAAAATGAGTGATTTATTTGGCCGAAAATTGTTTTACCTGATTGGAATCAGCCTGTTTTTAATCGGATCTGCTTTATGCGGAACAGCTCAAAACATTGATCAATTGATTGCATATCGTGTGATTCAAGGGGTTGGTTCTGGAGCGATTTTTCCGATCTCGTTTACGATTATTTATTCGGTCTCAACCAGCCCTAAGCAAGCGGCTAAAATGTCTGGAATATTTGCAGGGATATTCGGTATCTCATCTGTATTAGGACCGCAGATCGGAACATGGATTTCGGAAGCTTCATGGTTAGGATGGAGATGGTGCTTTTACGTGAATGTGCCGTTTGGAATTCTATCTATCATTGCTTTAATGTTTGCTTTAAAAGAATCCAAGTCAGATCAAAAGCCAAAAGTAGACTATTTAGGCACGCTGCTTTTGATTACTTCAACCGTATTGCTTCTGCTCGGCTTAGAGTGGGGTGGAAAAGATTACGCTTGGGATTCGGTACAGATCATCTCCATGTTTAGTGGAGCAGCTGTTGCGATTGCATTATTCTTATGGGTTGAAACGAAAGCTGCAGAACCGATTTTACCGCTTGAAATTTTTAAAAATAAGATGGTGCTGGGCACAAGTATCGTAGTATTCTGCCAAGGAGCAATTATGTTCTCGGCGATTACGTACCTGCCGATTTTATCTGTCGCGGTTATGGGGAATGAAAATTCAAATGGCGTACTAACACCAATGATGTTTCCAATCATGATCGGAGCCATTATAGGCGGATTCTTATGTACGAAAATTCCATTCAGAACGATCATGATTATCTCGATGGGTATGGGCATTTTTGAAGCGTACATGTTAGGAAGCATTACGCATGAAACTGCGAAATGGACGGTTACGCTTGTCATGATCATGATGGGTCTTGTTGTACTGGGGCCATTAATGAGTGTTTCGCAGAATGCTGTCGCTCAATCTGTTGATATGAAATACATGGGGATCGCTTCATCTGTTGTTGGTTTTTGGCGCAGCATAGGCGGTGTAATGGGAGCGGCGATAACAGCAACGATCGTAAATAGCGACTTAAAAGAAAAGATGCTGGATTTTGCAGCAGCTTCTAAAATGCCGGCTGACCAGATTGGAAAGATGGCAAAACCAGAAATCTTAATGCAAAAAGATGCAAACCTTCCTCCGCAATTAGTGGAGTTCATGAGAAGTGCGCTTGAAACAGCACTGCATCATGGATTTATGTTAGCTCTTATTGCCGGTTGCTTAGGGTTAGTCGTAGCTTTCTTTGTTGGCGGAGATCGTTATGTGATGCGGCAAGCTGCTGAAGAAACAGGAAAAGCAGCGAGTTAA